In the genome of Cupriavidus malaysiensis, one region contains:
- a CDS encoding c-type cytochrome: MTRFTRLGALTGAVLPTLLPALLAALAASPLAATAATAAPDGKALFTANCAACHNADASGIAGVAPPLAGALRERLATPAGQAYLANVVVHGLAGPIESQGQSYNGIMPSFATLPDDDLAAVLAWLGTQNGEAAPSVGAELLAKARAERKTPGAVRKLRDGATAR, translated from the coding sequence ATGACGCGCTTCACCCGGCTCGGCGCCCTCACCGGCGCTGTCCTTCCCACTCTCCTCCCCGCGCTGCTGGCCGCGCTCGCCGCCAGTCCCCTCGCCGCCACCGCCGCCACCGCCGCCCCCGACGGCAAGGCCCTGTTCACCGCCAACTGCGCTGCCTGCCATAACGCGGACGCCTCCGGCATCGCCGGCGTGGCCCCGCCGCTGGCCGGCGCGCTGCGCGAGCGGCTGGCCACGCCCGCCGGCCAGGCCTACCTGGCCAATGTGGTAGTGCATGGCCTGGCCGGCCCGATCGAATCGCAGGGGCAGTCCTATAACGGCATCATGCCGTCGTTCGCCACGCTGCCGGACGACGACCTGGCGGCGGTGCTGGCCTGGCTCGGCACGCAGAACGGAGAGGCCGCGCCCAGCGTCGGGGCCGAGCTGCTGGCCAAGGCGCGCGCCGAGCGCAAGACGCCCGGCGCGGTGCGCAAGCTGCGCGATGGCGCCACGGCACGCTGA
- a CDS encoding DUF433 domain-containing protein: MLTAGNAVSAAHVAFLAGVTDKEINRLVDEEVLPPTLVWREHGRRFAPLTAPLAQFYFQTSDELTRTMRRHVIEHITSRLAQRADFDNFLILSSRALHADFDWSLKTDFCIIGLGKFVESVVQRATQLQQAEEYIVEDRDVLGGTPCFAGTRVPVANVVAASDDGVPFAELQQAYPFLTAPLLEDAKVYVKAHPRPGRPRRLPEAESAQVIVSRKVVRPAPERA, translated from the coding sequence ATGCTCACAGCGGGCAATGCAGTATCGGCCGCCCATGTCGCCTTCCTGGCCGGCGTCACGGACAAGGAGATCAATCGCCTCGTGGATGAAGAAGTGCTGCCGCCCACCTTGGTGTGGCGCGAGCACGGCCGACGTTTCGCCCCGTTGACTGCGCCACTGGCCCAGTTCTATTTCCAAACGAGCGACGAACTGACGCGCACCATGCGCCGGCACGTGATCGAGCACATCACGTCACGGCTGGCACAGCGCGCGGACTTTGACAACTTCCTCATCCTCAGCAGTCGTGCGCTGCATGCGGACTTCGATTGGTCGTTGAAGACGGACTTTTGCATCATTGGCCTGGGAAAGTTCGTGGAATCGGTCGTTCAACGCGCCACGCAACTGCAGCAAGCCGAGGAATACATAGTCGAGGATCGGGATGTGCTCGGCGGCACCCCGTGCTTTGCCGGCACCCGCGTGCCTGTAGCCAACGTCGTCGCGGCCTCAGACGATGGGGTTCCGTTCGCGGAACTGCAGCAAGCCTACCCGTTCCTGACGGCACCCTTGCTGGAAGACGCGAAGGTCTACGTCAAGGCCCATCCGCGACCCGGTCGACCGCGCCGCCTGCCGGAGGCCGAGTCGGCGCAGGTCATCGTTTCCCGCAAAGTGGTGAGGCCCGCGCCGGAGCGGGCGTGA
- a CDS encoding GNAT family N-acetyltransferase, which yields MLHPDEIRIESSRLSIKPFSASDADATFPCITLSLTRLMSWEPPPDRESFDLVWQAWLPAIAEGTDFVFAVRQRDSGGFLGLAGLHHVKSPSAELGIWIREDRHREGIGREAVSLVATWASRELGIDRFTYPVAEENYPSRRIAESLGGVVAERRLIPKYKYVIYQIPSQLKLDDRRKP from the coding sequence GTGCTGCACCCGGATGAAATCCGTATCGAATCTAGTCGACTTTCGATTAAACCCTTCTCTGCAAGTGATGCTGACGCTACATTTCCGTGCATCACGCTTTCACTGACTCGTTTGATGTCATGGGAGCCGCCTCCTGACAGAGAGAGCTTTGATCTCGTCTGGCAAGCGTGGTTACCGGCGATAGCCGAAGGAACGGATTTTGTATTTGCAGTCCGTCAACGAGATAGCGGGGGATTTCTTGGATTGGCGGGACTCCATCACGTTAAGAGCCCTAGTGCGGAGTTGGGCATTTGGATTCGAGAGGATCGCCACCGCGAAGGCATTGGCCGTGAAGCGGTTAGTCTTGTGGCAACGTGGGCAAGCCGCGAACTGGGCATCGATCGCTTCACCTATCCTGTTGCTGAAGAAAACTACCCCAGTCGACGCATTGCCGAATCTCTCGGCGGTGTCGTAGCGGAACGCAGGCTGATACCGAAATACAAGTACGTCATCTATCAAATACCGAGCCAATTGAAACTCGATGACCGGCGAAAGCCATAG
- a CDS encoding AraC family transcriptional regulator: MKPTPPPSAPPPSRAARGLRRFVADDVQAAAAELDGWQQRYQQLTPGPFRAEVQQAAFGDVHVFREQTSQALLEEGEAMRGYLSLALPHAQCDGGWFHGYAMRGAGLLTAGNGKALAMRTPRELDLLGLTLPLPALQHALALAGGAPVTVAQLPPVRQLRPGVAAELRAALLSVLGTAALETEVFRHRFVESAMRDALLLAAATALTADGDRTHESLPTPTVRRRLVADAYDMVRAAPEAGWSVLALCERLGVSRRTLQYSFNEVTGLAPLDFVRAVRMNGARLALRAGTADSVGAVAARYGFHHLPRFAAQYREFFGELPSQTLARPR, from the coding sequence ATGAAGCCCACCCCGCCCCCTTCGGCGCCCCCGCCGTCACGGGCCGCGCGCGGCCTGCGCCGCTTCGTCGCGGACGACGTGCAGGCCGCCGCGGCCGAACTCGACGGCTGGCAGCAGCGCTACCAGCAGCTCACGCCGGGCCCCTTCCGCGCCGAGGTGCAGCAGGCTGCCTTCGGCGATGTCCATGTGTTCCGCGAACAGACCTCGCAGGCCTTGCTCGAAGAGGGCGAGGCGATGCGCGGCTACCTGTCGCTGGCGCTGCCGCATGCACAGTGCGATGGCGGCTGGTTCCACGGCTATGCGATGCGTGGCGCGGGGCTGCTGACCGCCGGCAACGGCAAGGCCCTGGCCATGCGCACCCCGCGCGAACTCGATCTGCTCGGGCTGACCCTGCCGCTGCCGGCGCTGCAGCACGCGCTCGCGCTGGCCGGCGGCGCACCGGTGACGGTGGCGCAATTGCCGCCGGTGCGGCAATTGCGTCCGGGCGTGGCGGCGGAACTGCGCGCGGCGCTGCTGTCGGTGCTGGGCACTGCGGCGCTGGAAACCGAGGTGTTCCGTCACCGCTTCGTCGAGAGCGCGATGCGCGATGCCTTGCTGTTGGCGGCCGCCACGGCACTGACTGCCGACGGTGACCGCACGCATGAGTCGCTGCCCACGCCCACGGTCAGGCGACGGCTGGTGGCCGACGCCTACGACATGGTGCGCGCCGCGCCCGAAGCCGGCTGGAGTGTGCTGGCGCTGTGCGAGCGGCTGGGGGTATCGCGCCGCACGCTGCAGTACAGCTTCAATGAGGTGACCGGACTGGCGCCGCTGGACTTCGTGCGCGCGGTGCGCATGAACGGCGCGCGGCTGGCGCTGCGCGCCGGCACCGCGGATTCCGTGGGAGCGGTGGCGGCGCGCTACGGCTTTCATCACCTGCCGCGCTTTGCGGCGCAGTATCGAGAGTTCTTCGGCGAGTTGCCGTCGCAGACGCTGGCGCGGCCGCGTTGA
- a CDS encoding helix-turn-helix transcriptional regulator: MNSVPLTVKETIAPTFWRDETLPFIEARSIQGGRQVCYAKHAHDTFSIGAITGGRSTYLNGRVQEHVGAGAVVVINPEDVHACNPIDNQPWSYRMFYVNVSWLMDLQHELGFSHNCGFRAFSTTMTTRPDLYAGLNRLYAVCTDEHADHLKKHSAALTFFSEVQQALSPAPALTGSPNRKLVRAAEYIRENCTRSLKLAEICAAADLSASYLIRSFKDRYGMTPHAYLINCRIEYSRSELRRGRAIADVAIEAGFSDQAHLQRTFRQFVAATPRQYRG; the protein is encoded by the coding sequence ATGAACAGTGTGCCCCTTACGGTCAAAGAGACAATAGCCCCGACGTTCTGGCGCGATGAAACGCTGCCGTTTATCGAGGCTCGTTCAATACAGGGCGGTCGCCAGGTTTGCTATGCAAAGCACGCGCATGACACGTTCTCAATCGGTGCGATCACGGGCGGCCGCAGTACGTATCTCAACGGGAGAGTCCAGGAGCACGTGGGTGCCGGCGCAGTGGTGGTCATCAACCCGGAAGATGTCCACGCCTGCAATCCGATCGACAATCAGCCATGGTCGTATCGCATGTTCTATGTGAACGTTTCTTGGCTGATGGACCTTCAGCATGAACTCGGTTTCAGTCACAACTGCGGCTTTCGTGCGTTTTCGACCACCATGACGACTCGGCCTGACCTGTATGCTGGGTTGAATCGCCTATATGCCGTATGCACCGACGAGCACGCAGACCATCTGAAAAAGCATAGTGCGGCGCTCACCTTCTTTTCGGAAGTGCAGCAAGCGCTGAGCCCGGCCCCTGCATTGACTGGGAGCCCGAATCGAAAGCTCGTCCGCGCGGCGGAATACATACGAGAAAACTGCACGCGCTCGCTGAAGCTGGCGGAGATCTGTGCAGCAGCAGATCTCTCTGCGTCCTATCTGATCCGCTCTTTTAAGGATCGCTACGGCATGACGCCTCACGCGTACCTTATCAATTGCCGTATCGAATACAGCCGGTCAGAGCTCAGGCGGGGGCGAGCCATCGCCGATGTCGCCATTGAAGCGGGATTCTCCGATCAGGCCCACCTGCAACGGACTTTCCGGCAATTTGTGGCGGCCACGCCTCGCCAGTATCGTGGTTGA
- a CDS encoding methylamine dehydrogenase light chain: protein MWFDRWIERQARRTAQRTSRRSALATLGKAMVGGLALPVLPFDRSAHAAAAHGARPGKGVDETSCDYWKYCAVDGFLCACCGGSSTSCPPGTEPSRVSWVGTCRNPADGKDYMVSYNDCCGKTTCGRCECNTNERERPGYKLGVHNDVNWCMSNSSTMFHCTTSIILGVQE, encoded by the coding sequence ATGTGGTTCGACCGATGGATCGAGCGCCAGGCCCGCCGCACGGCCCAGCGCACCAGCCGGCGCAGCGCGCTGGCCACGCTGGGCAAGGCCATGGTGGGCGGGCTGGCGCTGCCCGTGCTGCCCTTCGACCGCAGCGCCCACGCCGCCGCCGCGCATGGCGCGCGCCCCGGCAAGGGCGTGGACGAGACCTCCTGCGACTACTGGAAATACTGCGCCGTCGACGGCTTCCTGTGCGCCTGCTGCGGCGGCAGCTCCACCAGTTGCCCGCCGGGCACCGAGCCCTCGCGCGTGTCCTGGGTCGGCACCTGCCGCAACCCGGCCGACGGCAAGGACTACATGGTCAGCTACAACGACTGCTGCGGCAAGACGACCTGCGGCCGCTGCGAGTGCAACACCAACGAGCGCGAGCGCCCGGGCTACAAGCTCGGCGTGCACAACGACGTCAACTGGTGCATGAGCAACAGCAGCACGATGTTCCATTGCACCACCTCCATCATCCTCGGAGTACAGGAATGA
- a CDS encoding D-alanine--D-alanine ligase family protein produces the protein MPDSKLKVAVLFGGTSEEREVSIASGAQVIQALRSAGHHVLAVETSRGLLSDEDEVRLLSAKVDEAPPASDALAVLRSAETSLIRTPALADVDVVFLALHGGTGEDGTVQAMLDLAGMAYTGSGHLASAIAMDKDMSKRLFVAAGVATPRWHMVPCPPETVTRDLGYPLVVKPNRQGSTVGLSIVRSPDALDAAIQHAARFDREVMLEQFIAGRELTVGVLGDQALAVGEILIEPQAVFDYRAKYQPGAVREIFPADLPDAITAAAQDAALRVHRALKLDGYSRTDFRLDAQGRLWCLEVNSLPGMTATSLLPQSAAASGVSFAELCERICRAGIARRRG, from the coding sequence ATGCCAGATAGCAAACTGAAGGTAGCGGTACTGTTCGGCGGCACCAGCGAAGAACGCGAAGTCTCCATCGCCAGCGGCGCGCAAGTCATCCAGGCCCTGCGCAGCGCCGGCCACCATGTGCTGGCCGTGGAAACCTCGCGCGGCCTGCTCAGCGACGAAGACGAAGTCCGGCTGCTGAGCGCCAAGGTGGACGAGGCCCCGCCCGCCTCCGACGCCCTCGCCGTGCTGCGCTCGGCCGAAACCAGCCTGATCCGCACGCCCGCGCTGGCCGACGTCGACGTCGTCTTCCTGGCCCTGCACGGCGGCACCGGCGAAGACGGCACCGTGCAGGCCATGCTCGACCTGGCCGGCATGGCCTACACCGGCAGCGGCCACCTCGCCAGCGCCATCGCCATGGACAAGGACATGTCCAAGCGCCTGTTCGTCGCCGCTGGCGTCGCCACGCCGCGCTGGCACATGGTCCCCTGCCCGCCCGAAACGGTGACGCGGGACCTCGGCTACCCCCTGGTGGTCAAGCCCAACCGGCAAGGCTCCACGGTCGGCCTGTCCATCGTCCGCAGCCCCGACGCCCTGGACGCCGCCATCCAGCACGCCGCCCGCTTCGACCGTGAAGTCATGCTCGAACAATTCATCGCCGGCCGCGAACTGACCGTTGGCGTACTCGGCGACCAGGCCCTGGCGGTCGGCGAGATCCTGATCGAACCCCAAGCCGTGTTCGACTACCGCGCCAAGTACCAGCCCGGCGCCGTGCGCGAGATCTTCCCCGCCGACCTGCCCGACGCCATCACCGCCGCCGCGCAGGACGCCGCGCTGCGCGTGCACCGCGCGCTCAAGCTCGACGGCTACAGCCGAACCGACTTCCGCCTCGACGCGCAGGGCCGCCTGTGGTGCCTGGAAGTGAATTCCCTGCCGGGGATGACGGCGACGAGCCTGCTGCCGCAGTCAGCGGCGGCGAGCGGGGTGTCGTTTGCCGAGTTGTGTGAGCGGATCTGCCGGGCGGGGATAGCGCGGCGACGGGGATGA
- a CDS encoding DUF5615 family PIN-like protein, producing MTYKFLIDECLWPGLVRLARDAGYPESTCVRDRGWSGTPDYRLIRHALAEDFTLVTHNAVDFRGPLGGPLGGLHTKEPIHAGLVCLVSNLPMTPARQLDLFGLALQELATLPDLINQALEVIEDAAGGVTIERYAIPQ from the coding sequence GTGACGTACAAGTTCCTGATCGACGAATGCCTCTGGCCGGGCCTGGTCCGGCTCGCGCGCGATGCCGGCTATCCCGAGTCCACCTGTGTGCGTGACCGTGGCTGGTCGGGTACCCCGGACTATCGGCTTATCCGGCACGCGCTTGCGGAGGACTTCACGTTGGTGACCCATAACGCCGTGGATTTTCGCGGGCCGCTTGGCGGGCCACTGGGTGGGCTGCATACGAAAGAGCCGATACATGCCGGCCTTGTGTGCCTTGTGTCCAACCTGCCCATGACACCAGCGCGCCAACTCGATTTGTTCGGCCTTGCTCTGCAAGAGCTGGCGACGTTGCCAGACCTGATCAATCAGGCGCTTGAGGTGATTGAAGATGCCGCCGGCGGGGTGACGATCGAGCGGTATGCGATTCCGCAGTAA
- a CDS encoding sigma-54-dependent Fis family transcriptional regulator, with translation MTQSYALQHARRVSSVVDQASFNEAAAQARLFRSWTRSLNTFRLDPGNTSGPRVISAAELKDRRSSAEALLRFSNPVVERLHGIVGKAGYCVLVADADGALIDFRGQEDRRREYRQHGLYHGRYFTEDSEGTSGVACVLADKEPITVHTEDHFRAAFTCLTCTAAPIISPSGELTGVLDVSAVRNSENRDSQELIYAWVCQAAEMIENACLLHDTSHLWTLYLHRSQDYLSLHPELLIAFDDAGNIVAMNRQTKSMLSALYTAIPANVQHLFDLNAGQVIDLNNGMEMFPLRLTRGAGRFFASLRPPRQALRTISLSPEHPAAGHAPRALASDHLVIGDPQFSSHLARALKIVDRRIPMLLQGETGTGKEAFALAVHRGSLRASQAFVAVNCAAIPDTLIESELFGYAEGAFTGAKRKGLKGKILQAHGGTLFLDEIGDMALPLQTRLLRVLAESELVPLGSEQSVRVDINLICATHRDLARMVSDGTFREDLYYRLTGAVFRLPPLRDRSDLDELVDFFLAEETEAHGSRPALSAEALACIRRYRWPGNVRQLRMALRYACALAAAPGVIAAEHLPDYLRCAADGAMAAPQPVSPPVAPQAFDSAGLRPGEHLEREHIVQMLACHHWRVKETAKALGMSRATIYRKMARYKIVYPGSASLPGSAPSSQADEAD, from the coding sequence ATGACCCAGTCCTATGCACTGCAACACGCGCGGCGCGTCTCATCCGTGGTCGACCAGGCGTCATTCAACGAGGCTGCAGCGCAGGCGCGCCTGTTCCGCTCCTGGACCCGCTCGCTCAATACCTTCCGGCTGGACCCGGGCAATACGTCCGGCCCGCGCGTCATCAGCGCTGCGGAGCTGAAGGACAGGCGCAGCAGTGCCGAGGCCCTGCTGCGCTTCTCGAACCCGGTGGTGGAGCGGTTGCACGGCATTGTCGGCAAAGCGGGCTATTGCGTCCTGGTGGCCGACGCCGATGGCGCCCTGATCGATTTCCGTGGCCAGGAAGACCGCCGCAGGGAATACCGGCAGCATGGGCTGTATCACGGCCGCTATTTCACCGAGGACTCCGAAGGAACCAGCGGGGTGGCCTGCGTCCTGGCCGACAAGGAACCCATTACCGTCCACACCGAGGATCACTTCAGGGCCGCATTCACCTGCCTGACCTGTACCGCCGCGCCCATTATTTCGCCATCCGGCGAATTGACCGGCGTACTGGACGTATCGGCCGTGCGAAACAGCGAGAATCGCGACTCGCAGGAATTGATCTACGCCTGGGTATGCCAGGCGGCGGAGATGATCGAGAACGCCTGCCTGCTGCACGATACCAGCCATCTGTGGACGCTGTACCTGCACCGCAGCCAGGACTACCTGAGCCTGCACCCCGAATTGCTGATTGCATTCGACGATGCCGGAAACATCGTAGCGATGAACCGGCAGACAAAGAGCATGCTGAGCGCGCTATACACCGCGATACCGGCGAACGTCCAGCATCTGTTCGACCTGAATGCCGGACAGGTCATCGACCTGAACAATGGCATGGAGATGTTCCCGTTGCGGCTGACCCGCGGCGCAGGACGCTTCTTTGCAAGCCTGCGCCCGCCCCGCCAGGCCCTGCGCACGATTTCGCTGTCGCCGGAACACCCGGCCGCCGGGCACGCTCCCCGTGCTCTTGCCAGCGATCATCTGGTCATCGGCGACCCGCAATTCTCGTCGCATCTCGCCCGCGCGCTCAAGATCGTCGACCGGCGCATTCCCATGCTGCTGCAAGGCGAGACGGGAACAGGCAAGGAGGCGTTCGCGCTCGCCGTCCATCGCGGTTCGCTGCGTGCGTCGCAGGCATTTGTCGCCGTGAACTGCGCGGCGATCCCGGATACGCTGATCGAAAGCGAGCTGTTCGGTTACGCGGAAGGGGCATTCACCGGCGCCAAGCGCAAGGGGCTCAAAGGGAAGATACTCCAGGCGCACGGCGGCACCTTGTTCCTCGATGAGATCGGCGACATGGCTTTGCCGCTGCAGACCAGGCTGCTTCGCGTCCTGGCGGAGAGCGAGCTGGTACCGCTGGGCTCCGAGCAATCGGTGCGGGTCGACATCAACCTGATCTGCGCGACCCACAGGGACCTTGCGCGCATGGTCTCCGACGGTACCTTCCGGGAAGATCTCTACTATCGCCTGACCGGCGCGGTGTTCCGGCTGCCTCCCCTGCGCGATCGCTCCGACCTCGACGAGCTCGTCGATTTCTTCCTCGCGGAAGAAACCGAAGCGCACGGCAGCCGCCCGGCGCTGTCCGCCGAAGCGCTGGCATGCATCCGCCGCTATCGCTGGCCCGGCAACGTACGGCAGCTGCGCATGGCGTTGCGGTACGCATGCGCGCTGGCTGCGGCCCCCGGCGTCATTGCCGCCGAACATCTTCCCGATTATCTGCGCTGCGCCGCGGATGGCGCCATGGCGGCACCGCAGCCGGTTAGCCCGCCAGTCGCGCCACAGGCGTTCGACAGTGCCGGCCTGCGCCCCGGCGAGCATCTCGAACGGGAGCACATCGTGCAGATGCTCGCCTGCCATCACTGGCGCGTCAAGGAAACCGCCAAGGCCCTGGGCATGAGCCGCGCCACCATCTACCGCAAGATGGCCCGATACAAGATCGTCTATCCGGGTTCGGCATCCTTGCCGGGGTCCGCGCCCTCGTCTCAGGCGGACGAGGCGGACTGA
- a CDS encoding LysE family translocator, giving the protein MSHLLSMSAFALAASISPGPVNIVALSTGAQHGLRASMRHVTGATIGFTLLLLLTGLGLHEIQSHWPYLTKSIQWAGVTFLFYMAYKLAVDDGRLGAEEATKGPSLLSGAAMQWLNPKAWLASLAGMGAYAANGDRMLVWQFTVVYFVICYGSIACWAYAGSFLRQYLSDPKRVRLFNRLMALLLAGSAVYLLQA; this is encoded by the coding sequence ATGAGCCATCTTCTTTCCATGAGCGCCTTTGCCCTGGCTGCATCGATTTCTCCCGGGCCCGTCAACATCGTTGCGTTGAGTACAGGCGCTCAGCATGGACTACGCGCCAGCATGCGGCATGTTACGGGAGCGACCATTGGTTTTACGTTGTTGCTCTTGCTGACCGGGTTGGGATTACACGAAATCCAGAGTCATTGGCCGTATCTGACGAAGTCAATTCAGTGGGCCGGGGTAACGTTTCTGTTTTACATGGCCTACAAGCTCGCCGTCGATGACGGGCGACTCGGAGCGGAGGAGGCAACAAAAGGTCCGTCGTTGCTCTCCGGAGCAGCGATGCAGTGGCTGAATCCGAAAGCATGGCTAGCATCCCTTGCGGGCATGGGGGCATACGCAGCAAACGGCGACCGCATGTTGGTCTGGCAGTTCACGGTAGTCTATTTCGTGATCTGCTATGGATCGATTGCCTGCTGGGCATATGCAGGATCATTTTTGCGTCAATACTTGAGCGATCCCAAGCGGGTCCGGCTATTCAATCGCCTGATGGCGCTGTTGCTTGCGGGCAGCGCCGTCTACCTGCTTCAGGCATAG
- a CDS encoding shikimate kinase has translation MFPVAHLIGPGGAGKSTIGAVLARRLNWRFVDLDQCFLSWHGHIGDLIDRHGYAGYARRNIQLYADLRHRVAEPMVCALSSGFMTYPSDIAPAYPSIRSSIESDARTALLLPALDLEPCTSLIVARQLSRTYLKASAESEARKIRDRFPRLMALNCARFVSEGPVDAIAASIERFIRDSLARA, from the coding sequence ATGTTCCCTGTCGCACATCTGATCGGGCCAGGAGGGGCCGGCAAGAGCACCATCGGCGCGGTCCTGGCACGCCGGCTGAACTGGCGCTTTGTCGATCTGGACCAATGCTTCTTGTCATGGCACGGCCATATCGGCGACCTGATAGATCGCCACGGCTACGCCGGATACGCAAGACGCAATATCCAGCTGTACGCCGACCTCAGGCATCGCGTGGCCGAGCCCATGGTCTGCGCGCTCTCGTCCGGGTTCATGACGTATCCGTCGGACATTGCGCCAGCCTATCCATCCATCCGCAGCAGCATCGAGTCCGATGCACGCACCGCGCTCTTGCTGCCCGCCCTCGACCTGGAGCCATGCACCAGCCTGATCGTCGCGCGGCAATTGTCCCGAACCTATCTCAAGGCAAGCGCGGAAAGCGAGGCCAGGAAAATCCGCGATCGGTTCCCGCGCTTGATGGCACTGAACTGCGCGCGCTTTGTCAGCGAGGGACCTGTCGATGCGATCGCGGCCTCGATTGAACGGTTTATCCGGGATTCGTTGGCACGGGCTTGA
- a CDS encoding amidase translates to MPAWQLSREIAARRVSCREVMAAYLTHIDRVNPVANAIVARRDSELLLREAAAADAALASSQRAGQRPGWMHGMPQAPKDLALTRGIRTTFGSPIFRDNVPTQDAIIVERARRAGAILLGKTNTPEFGLGSQTFNPVYGATRNPYDPARCAGGSSGGAAAALALRLLPVADGSDFGGSLRNPAGFCNVYGMRPSMGRVPYGPTPEVFLQQLGYEGPMGRTVADVALLLATQAGPDPRTPLALERDPALAALTPDNVQAALAADLKGKRVAWLGDWNGYLPMEDGILPLCEQALQAFPAFGVAVEGIAPPFAPERLWKAWLTHRHFLVGNGMLPFYRDPAKRALLKADAIWEIEGALQLSGNDVYHASVERSAWLDTLDRLFTRFDYIAVPTAQVFPFDVNQPWPKSIAGRPMDTYHRWMEVVFPWTLSGCPTISVPVGFGSNGLPMGMQLIGRPRGDLSVLRLARAYEQERDWVGRHLPRAMLG, encoded by the coding sequence ATGCCCGCCTGGCAGCTCTCGCGCGAGATCGCCGCGCGCCGCGTCTCCTGCCGCGAAGTGATGGCCGCCTACCTGACCCATATCGACCGCGTCAATCCCGTCGCCAACGCCATCGTCGCCCGCCGCGACAGCGAGCTGCTGCTGCGCGAAGCGGCTGCCGCCGATGCCGCCCTTGCATCCAGCCAGCGCGCCGGCCAGCGCCCCGGCTGGATGCACGGCATGCCGCAGGCCCCCAAGGACCTGGCGCTGACGCGCGGCATCCGTACCACCTTCGGCTCGCCGATCTTCCGCGACAACGTGCCGACCCAGGACGCCATCATCGTCGAGCGCGCGCGCCGCGCCGGCGCCATCCTGCTCGGCAAGACCAACACCCCCGAGTTCGGGCTCGGCTCGCAGACCTTCAACCCGGTCTACGGCGCCACCCGCAACCCCTACGACCCGGCCCGCTGCGCCGGCGGCAGCAGCGGCGGCGCGGCCGCCGCGCTGGCCCTGCGCCTGCTGCCGGTGGCCGACGGCAGCGACTTCGGCGGCTCGCTGCGCAACCCCGCCGGCTTCTGCAATGTGTACGGCATGCGCCCGTCGATGGGCCGCGTGCCCTACGGACCGACACCCGAAGTCTTCCTGCAGCAGCTCGGCTACGAAGGCCCGATGGGCCGCACCGTGGCCGACGTCGCCCTGCTGCTCGCCACCCAGGCCGGACCCGACCCGCGCACACCGCTGGCGCTCGAGCGCGACCCCGCGCTGGCCGCGCTGACCCCCGACAACGTGCAGGCAGCGCTGGCCGCCGACCTCAAGGGCAAGCGCGTGGCCTGGCTGGGCGACTGGAACGGCTACCTGCCGATGGAAGACGGCATCCTGCCGCTGTGCGAACAGGCGCTGCAGGCCTTCCCCGCCTTCGGCGTGGCGGTCGAAGGCATCGCACCGCCCTTCGCGCCGGAACGGCTGTGGAAGGCCTGGCTCACGCACCGCCACTTCCTGGTCGGCAACGGCATGCTGCCGTTCTACCGCGACCCCGCCAAGCGCGCGCTGCTCAAGGCCGACGCCATCTGGGAAATCGAAGGCGCGCTGCAGCTGAGCGGCAACGACGTGTACCACGCCAGCGTGGAGCGCAGCGCCTGGCTGGACACCCTCGACCGGCTCTTCACCCGCTTCGACTACATCGCCGTGCCCACCGCGCAGGTCTTCCCCTTCGATGTCAACCAGCCGTGGCCCAAGTCCATCGCCGGCCGGCCGATGGACACCTACCACCGCTGGATGGAAGTCGTGTTTCCGTGGACCCTGTCCGGCTGCCCCACCATCAGCGTGCCGGTCGGCTTCGGCAGCAACGGCCTGCCGATGGGCATGCAGCTGATCGGGCGGCCGCGCGGCGACCTCAGCGTGCTGCGGCTGGCGCGCGCCTATGAGCAGGAACGGGACTGGGTGGGACGGCATCTGCCGCGGGCGATGCTGGGGTAG
- a CDS encoding cytochrome c yields the protein MASAAPRRARARAALLAAAAYGLLAGPAHAQQRLPRAQANYLLHCSGCHLPDGAGKPAAGIPDMRATLPRLLASAAGRAFVIQVPGTSGSDLSDAEIAELFNWMVPAFGPGVASPGFTRQEVARYRHDPLDDVMARRASILPAPR from the coding sequence ATGGCGAGCGCCGCGCCGCGCCGCGCACGGGCCCGCGCCGCGCTGCTGGCCGCCGCCGCGTACGGCCTGCTGGCCGGCCCCGCGCACGCCCAGCAGCGGCTGCCGCGCGCCCAGGCCAACTACCTGCTGCACTGCTCCGGCTGCCACCTGCCCGACGGTGCCGGCAAGCCCGCCGCCGGTATCCCCGACATGCGCGCCACGCTGCCCCGGCTGCTCGCCTCGGCCGCCGGGCGGGCCTTCGTGATCCAGGTGCCAGGCACCTCGGGCTCCGACCTCAGCGATGCCGAGATCGCCGAACTGTTCAACTGGATGGTGCCGGCGTTCGGGCCCGGCGTGGCCTCGCCCGGCTTCACCCGGCAGGAGGTCGCCCGCTACCGCCACGATCCGCTCGACGACGTGATGGCGCGGCGCGCGTCCATCCTGCCGGCGCCCCGCTGA